A window from Nitrospira sp. ND1 encodes these proteins:
- a CDS encoding glycosyltransferase family 1 protein — protein sequence MKIVIAAWHLKNLNVGIGRYARELIEALGRVDQTNHYEILIPHAEHPFTARPNMRYRLIRFPLFRRRFWEQVAPLLVGPYDVLHFPYDSCVAWKRGKFVATIHDVKPLLFPVLRARTNLNSRIEQWLVGDRWKKLDHVITISEHSRRDLLAHVPLRPEQVTVTSLGLDAERFRPAEHPGERKPYVFCVAGADPTKNVGVLIDAFAKLPEMLRSRFDLILAGDVCKRQDIRAAVENHGLSAHTTLVGVVSDRELVAYYQQATLFVFPSLYEGFGLPVLEAMGCGCPVICSNASSLPEVAGDAAVLFDPRDGGRLALELSRVLASPALRDELRARGVARAREFSWDRTAIETVAVYRRLAG from the coding sequence GTGAAGATCGTCATTGCCGCATGGCATCTCAAGAATCTCAACGTCGGGATCGGGCGATATGCCCGGGAACTGATTGAGGCCCTGGGGCGCGTCGATCAGACGAATCACTACGAGATTCTGATCCCTCACGCGGAGCATCCGTTCACCGCGCGTCCGAATATGCGATATCGCCTGATCCGGTTCCCGCTGTTCCGTCGCCGTTTCTGGGAGCAGGTGGCTCCGCTCCTGGTCGGCCCGTACGATGTGCTCCACTTCCCGTACGATTCCTGCGTGGCCTGGAAACGCGGAAAGTTCGTGGCCACCATCCATGACGTCAAGCCGTTGCTGTTTCCGGTGCTCCGTGCCCGTACCAATCTCAATAGTCGCATCGAACAGTGGCTGGTCGGGGATCGCTGGAAGAAGCTCGACCACGTCATTACGATCTCCGAACATTCGCGGCGCGATCTCCTGGCGCACGTTCCGCTTCGCCCCGAGCAGGTGACCGTGACCTCCCTGGGCCTCGATGCCGAGCGGTTTCGGCCCGCCGAGCATCCGGGGGAGCGCAAGCCCTACGTGTTCTGTGTGGCCGGAGCCGATCCGACCAAGAACGTCGGCGTCCTCATCGACGCGTTCGCGAAACTTCCTGAGATGCTGCGCAGCCGGTTCGACCTAATCCTGGCGGGTGATGTCTGCAAACGCCAGGATATTCGCGCGGCCGTCGAGAACCATGGCCTCAGCGCGCATACGACACTGGTCGGCGTGGTGTCGGACCGGGAACTCGTCGCCTATTATCAGCAGGCCACGCTGTTTGTGTTTCCTTCGCTCTACGAGGGGTTCGGGTTGCCGGTGTTGGAGGCCATGGGTTGCGGCTGTCCGGTGATCTGTTCGAACGCCTCTTCGCTGCCTGAAGTGGCCGGCGATGCGGCGGTGCTGTTCGATCCGCGTGACGGCGGTCGATTGGCCCTTGAACTCTCCCGTGTCCTGGCGTCACCCGCGCTGCGGGACGAATTGAGGGCCCGCGGAGTGGCTCGGGCGCGCGAATTCTCCTGGGATCGCACCGCGATTGAGACGGTGGCGGTCTATCGACGTCTGGCAGGCTGA
- the rfbD gene encoding dTDP-4-dehydrorhamnose reductase — MRIVITGAQGQLGTDLRQVLQGYQLTLLDLPTFDLTHQDCGRVIVEAAPEVVIHAGAHTDVDGAERNPALALAVNAEGTERVARAAALVGARLIYISTDYVFDGRGTRPYVETDPTNPVSAYGESKRAGEQRALACCENTLVVRTAWLYGLHGRNFVKTMLQLASERPCLKVVADQRGCPTFSGDLAGMIGKLLAHPAQGVLHVTNAGNCTWHEFATEIVRLSGRPVPVEAITTADMPRPAKRPAYSVLSADRLHHLGFTMPSWQDGLQRFMKALPAVSSAVS; from the coding sequence GTGCGGATTGTAATCACCGGGGCGCAGGGACAGTTGGGCACGGATCTCCGGCAGGTCTTGCAGGGGTATCAACTGACGTTGCTCGATCTCCCGACGTTCGACCTGACGCATCAGGACTGCGGCCGTGTGATTGTCGAAGCCGCGCCCGAGGTCGTGATTCACGCCGGAGCGCATACGGATGTGGATGGGGCAGAACGGAATCCGGCCCTGGCGCTGGCCGTGAATGCCGAGGGGACCGAACGAGTGGCCCGTGCGGCCGCTCTGGTCGGAGCGAGGCTCATCTATATTTCCACTGATTATGTGTTCGACGGCCGGGGCACGCGTCCCTATGTCGAAACCGATCCGACCAATCCCGTCAGCGCCTATGGCGAGTCGAAACGGGCGGGTGAGCAGCGGGCCTTGGCCTGTTGTGAGAATACCCTGGTGGTGCGTACCGCCTGGCTCTATGGCCTGCACGGCCGGAATTTCGTCAAGACCATGTTGCAGCTGGCTTCCGAACGACCCTGTTTGAAAGTTGTAGCCGATCAGCGGGGTTGCCCCACTTTTTCCGGAGATCTTGCCGGCATGATCGGAAAGCTCCTGGCGCATCCGGCGCAGGGTGTATTGCACGTGACAAATGCCGGGAACTGTACCTGGCATGAATTCGCGACGGAGATTGTCCGCTTGTCCGGGCGCCCCGTGCCGGTTGAGGCGATCACGACGGCCGACATGCCGAGACCGGCGAAGCGACCGGCCTATTCGGTCTTATCGGCAGACCGTCTCCATCATCTCGGGTTCACCATGCCATCCTGGCAGGATGGATTGCAGCGATTCATGAAGGCCCTGCCGGCAGTGTCCTCTGCAGTTTCTTAG
- a CDS encoding sugar phosphate nucleotidyltransferase, with product MKGVVLAGGLGSRLLPLTKVTNKHLLPVYDKPMIYYPIRTLVNAGITEVMLVTGGNSAGDFLKLLGNGRDFGLKHLSYTYQQGEGGIADALRLAEHFADEGPICVVLGDNLIQGNIAKAAEAFRAQKRGAKILLKEVKDPQRFGVPHLEGDRVLSIEEKPAHPRSSYAVTGIYFYDARVFEITRTLKPSGRGELEITDVNNAYIASGELTWNVLDGWWTDAGTIESLLAANQLVAQTGANRMEF from the coding sequence ATGAAAGGTGTCGTACTTGCCGGAGGGCTCGGCTCGCGATTGCTGCCGCTCACGAAGGTGACGAACAAACATCTCCTGCCTGTCTATGACAAGCCGATGATTTATTATCCGATCCGAACGCTGGTCAACGCGGGCATTACGGAAGTGATGTTGGTGACGGGCGGGAACAGCGCCGGGGATTTCCTGAAGTTGTTGGGGAACGGGCGCGATTTCGGCCTCAAGCATCTCAGCTATACGTATCAGCAGGGAGAAGGCGGTATCGCCGATGCGCTACGGTTGGCGGAGCATTTTGCCGACGAAGGCCCGATCTGCGTGGTGCTGGGTGACAATTTGATCCAGGGCAATATTGCGAAGGCGGCTGAGGCGTTTCGAGCGCAGAAACGCGGCGCAAAGATTCTTCTGAAGGAAGTAAAAGATCCACAACGGTTCGGCGTGCCGCATCTCGAAGGGGACCGGGTGCTGAGCATTGAAGAAAAGCCGGCGCATCCCCGCTCGTCCTATGCGGTGACCGGGATCTACTTTTACGATGCGCGCGTGTTCGAGATCACCCGGACGTTGAAGCCTTCCGGCCGTGGTGAACTTGAAATTACGGATGTCAACAATGCGTACATTGCCTCAGGGGAACTGACCTGGAATGTGCTGGACGGCTGGTGGACGGATGCCGGCACGATCGAATCGTTGTTGGCTGCCAATCAACTCGTCGCGCAGACCGGGGCGAACAGGATGGAGTTCTAA
- the rfbB gene encoding dTDP-glucose 4,6-dehydratase, translating into MRILVTGGAGFIGSHLVRGLIQSGHHSVVNLDALKYSGNLENLADLAGHPQYTFVHADIGDRQAVHAALQTHRIEGIINCAAETHVDRSILDPGAFARTDVVGTGILLEEARQAGVQRFLQVSTDEVYGSVEQGSSTEGDRLEPRSPYSASKAGGDLLVLSYWTTYRFPVVVTRGSNTYGPNQYPEKFIPLFATNAIDGEPLPLYGDGRQCRDWLSVYDHAAGIQHVFEQGEPGTVYNVGGGNERENITVAEQIVATLGKSRSLIRFVQDRPGHDRRYSIDCRRLRALGWSPQVPFEEGLKQTVEWYRTHESWWRTIKSGEFKDYYQQQYAKRLQQGTACGL; encoded by the coding sequence ATGCGTATTCTCGTGACGGGCGGGGCCGGCTTTATCGGATCGCATCTGGTGCGTGGCTTGATTCAGAGCGGCCATCATTCGGTCGTGAACCTGGATGCGCTGAAGTATTCCGGCAATCTTGAAAATCTCGCCGATCTGGCCGGCCATCCGCAATACACCTTTGTGCATGCCGACATCGGTGATCGGCAGGCGGTACATGCCGCGTTGCAGACGCACCGCATTGAGGGCATCATCAATTGCGCGGCGGAAACGCACGTCGATCGGTCGATTCTCGATCCCGGGGCCTTTGCCCGCACGGATGTCGTGGGTACCGGTATTCTGTTGGAGGAAGCGCGTCAGGCCGGGGTGCAACGATTTCTCCAGGTCAGCACCGACGAGGTCTACGGCAGTGTCGAACAGGGCAGTTCCACGGAGGGAGATCGGCTGGAACCGCGGAGTCCCTATTCGGCGAGCAAGGCCGGAGGAGATCTGCTGGTGCTGAGTTATTGGACCACTTACCGGTTTCCGGTCGTGGTCACGCGCGGCAGCAATACTTACGGCCCCAACCAGTATCCGGAAAAATTCATTCCGCTGTTTGCGACCAACGCGATCGATGGGGAGCCGCTTCCGTTGTACGGTGACGGCAGGCAATGCCGGGACTGGTTGTCGGTCTACGACCATGCGGCAGGGATTCAGCATGTGTTCGAACAGGGGGAGCCTGGGACCGTCTACAATGTCGGGGGCGGCAATGAACGGGAGAATATCACGGTGGCCGAACAGATCGTGGCGACGCTGGGGAAGTCCCGCTCGCTGATTCGTTTTGTGCAGGACCGCCCGGGGCACGATCGTCGCTATTCGATCGATTGTCGCCGCCTGCGCGCCTTGGGTTGGTCGCCGCAAGTGCCCTTCGAGGAGGGGCTGAAGCAGACCGTCGAGTGGTATCGCACGCATGAGAGCTGGTGGCGGACGATCAAGTCCGGAGAGTTCAAAGACTATTATCAACAGCAGTATGCGAAGCGGTTGCAGCAGGGGACGGCGTGCGGATTGTAA
- a CDS encoding GDP-L-fucose synthase, with amino-acid sequence MDTHARIYVAGHRGMVGSAIVRALEARGCDNLLFRTSKELDLRDNRRVAEFFAETKPDYVYLAAAKVGGILANSTFPAEFIYDNLAIQTNVIHHAYVHGVKKLLLLGSSCIYPRDSPQPMKEEYLLTGPLEPTNEWYAVAKIAGIKMCQAYRRQYGCDFIAAMPTNLYGPNDNFDLQTAHVLAALLRRFHEAREQGTPPTLWGTGAPRREFLHVDDCADACLFLMDRYSDAMIMNVGAGQDIAIAELAALVAEVVGYRGDMQWDRAKPDGMPRKLMDSSRIAALGWKPATSLADGLRRTYSWYRQQLGESRSGVS; translated from the coding sequence ATCGACACACACGCGCGCATTTATGTGGCCGGGCATCGGGGGATGGTGGGATCGGCCATCGTGCGGGCGCTCGAGGCCCGGGGATGTGACAATCTGCTCTTCCGGACCAGCAAAGAATTGGATTTGCGTGACAATAGGCGCGTTGCCGAATTTTTTGCAGAGACGAAGCCCGACTACGTGTATCTTGCCGCGGCAAAGGTGGGGGGTATTCTGGCGAACAGCACGTTCCCTGCCGAATTCATCTATGACAATCTGGCGATTCAGACCAATGTCATCCATCACGCCTATGTTCACGGCGTCAAGAAATTGCTGCTGCTGGGCTCATCCTGTATCTACCCGAGAGATTCTCCTCAGCCGATGAAGGAGGAGTACCTCCTGACCGGTCCGCTGGAGCCGACCAACGAGTGGTATGCTGTGGCCAAGATCGCAGGCATCAAGATGTGCCAGGCGTATCGCCGGCAATATGGATGCGATTTCATTGCAGCCATGCCGACGAACCTGTATGGCCCGAACGACAATTTCGATCTTCAGACGGCGCACGTCCTGGCGGCATTGCTGCGGCGCTTCCATGAGGCGCGTGAGCAGGGCACCCCTCCCACCCTGTGGGGCACCGGGGCTCCGCGGCGTGAGTTTCTGCACGTGGACGACTGCGCGGATGCCTGCCTGTTCCTGATGGATCGCTATTCCGATGCGATGATCATGAATGTCGGGGCAGGGCAGGACATTGCGATCGCAGAATTGGCCGCGCTGGTCGCCGAGGTGGTGGGATATCGAGGGGACATGCAGTGGGACCGTGCCAAGCCGGACGGCATGCCGCGGAAGTTGATGGATTCCAGCCGGATCGCCGCACTGGGATGGAAGCCGGCGACGTCATTGGCGGATGGCTTGCGCCGGACCTATAGCTGGTACCGTCAGCAGCTGGGCGAGTCTCGATCAGGTGTGTCATGA
- a CDS encoding O-antigen ligase yields the protein MTSPPADSALRSVHTDARSVSGHALFWAFQGYVMAAVACSSFFPMLFRYQEHAVIVLVVLSLGMCAIERVSPWIKNPLDLPLWLFMIWVLCTVPFATDSAYSFAEWKKFVAQAGVFYWSLLVLDRCRRENLPQQILWALALTGAALAVYSLVDFVDRGGTWRDRYIRANAFGSDYNWLSTYMVMTIPVVGSLIVLGRLVWFRAAQALALALMGGAQLFSYTRGGWLGHAAQGIAFAAMVGGRRLALWVLGLLAMAGAGLLVASQAGFQRDTVAASTVDTRLTVWAIGLRQVATHPVVGIGYGNNSFVKKFPEYSSEAQAQVSEGTRIIPAMHNTFLMVALGSGLPALLSFVWIFVALLRRLIPIPWRAAWNDRWSVLAAGIGLAVIGFAVRNLFDYMFMGSLAHIFWLLAAVGITVTGSAWRGGGSGRQPGSPQDEGTSQQQPSA from the coding sequence GTGACGTCGCCGCCCGCCGATTCCGCTCTCCGGTCCGTTCACACGGACGCGCGATCCGTTTCCGGCCATGCACTCTTCTGGGCATTCCAAGGGTATGTGATGGCTGCGGTCGCCTGTTCGAGTTTTTTCCCGATGCTGTTCCGCTATCAGGAACATGCCGTCATCGTGCTCGTCGTACTTTCGCTAGGGATGTGCGCGATCGAGCGGGTGAGTCCCTGGATCAAAAATCCGCTGGATCTTCCCCTGTGGCTCTTCATGATCTGGGTGCTCTGCACCGTTCCCTTCGCGACCGACTCCGCATACAGTTTTGCCGAATGGAAAAAATTCGTCGCGCAGGCCGGGGTCTTTTATTGGTCCTTGCTCGTGCTGGATCGCTGTCGACGGGAGAACTTGCCGCAGCAGATTCTCTGGGCGCTGGCACTGACCGGAGCGGCGCTTGCCGTCTATTCGTTGGTTGATTTTGTCGACAGGGGCGGCACGTGGAGAGACCGGTATATCCGGGCCAATGCGTTCGGGTCGGATTATAACTGGCTCAGTACTTACATGGTGATGACGATTCCCGTGGTCGGCAGCCTCATCGTCCTGGGTCGCCTGGTCTGGTTTCGGGCGGCACAGGCCTTGGCGCTTGCGTTGATGGGAGGCGCGCAGCTTTTTTCCTATACACGTGGCGGATGGCTTGGTCATGCGGCTCAAGGCATCGCATTTGCGGCGATGGTGGGTGGCCGGCGTCTGGCTTTGTGGGTGCTGGGACTCCTCGCGATGGCGGGAGCGGGGCTGCTGGTCGCGTCGCAGGCCGGATTTCAGCGCGATACGGTGGCCGCCAGCACTGTGGACACCAGGTTGACGGTCTGGGCCATCGGATTGCGGCAGGTGGCGACGCACCCCGTGGTCGGGATTGGATACGGGAATAATTCGTTCGTGAAAAAATTCCCTGAATACTCGTCGGAGGCACAGGCACAGGTGTCTGAAGGGACTCGCATCATTCCGGCCATGCACAACACTTTTCTCATGGTTGCGCTGGGGAGCGGCCTTCCCGCGTTACTCAGCTTTGTCTGGATCTTTGTCGCTCTCCTGCGCCGGCTCATTCCGATTCCCTGGCGGGCTGCATGGAACGATAGGTGGTCGGTGCTGGCTGCGGGTATCGGGCTGGCCGTCATCGGCTTCGCCGTACGCAATCTCTTCGACTATATGTTTATGGGCAGCCTAGCGCACATATTTTGGCTGCTGGCGGCGGTCGGCATCACCGTGACGGGGTCGGCCTGGCGAGGGGGCGGATCCGGTCGGCAGCCGGGGAGCCCTCAGGATGAGGGCACCTCGCAGCAGCAGCCGTCTGCATAG
- the lhgO gene encoding L-2-hydroxyglutarate oxidase, giving the protein MLSWVSDRFLPDVEGMHDMAEETCDVLIAGAGVIGVAIARELRRRYGVKVVVLEKESTAGRHASGRNSGVLHAGVYYKAGTLKARLCVEGNRRLRAYCRQQAIPLNEHGKVIVARTEAELPALRELYARSQANGVRASLLDQQALKEVEPCAKTVQQALYVHDTAVVNPRLVMAAMVADAEREGVEFRFGCAWQGRDGDGVARTDRGRVTYGHFVNCGGLFADRIAHAHEVGLHFKILPFRGQFYQLRPGSAMQVRGNIYPVPDLRNPFLGVHFTRRPEGDVTIGPSALPLLGREQYRGLVGATLGGTVTMLAYLMRLFGRNRDHFRSIAWTEMIKLTRTGFFREAEDLGRGFEKADLLPGQAPGIRAQLVDTRTAELVSDFVIEPGARSTHVLNAVSPAFTSSLPFAEHVVDTMRLA; this is encoded by the coding sequence GTGTTGTCATGGGTCTCAGACCGGTTCTTGCCCGATGTCGAGGGGATGCACGATATGGCGGAAGAGACGTGCGATGTTTTAATCGCCGGGGCCGGAGTGATCGGCGTGGCCATCGCGAGGGAGCTCAGGCGTCGATATGGCGTCAAGGTGGTCGTGCTGGAGAAGGAATCCACGGCCGGCCGGCATGCGAGCGGTCGCAACAGCGGGGTGCTGCACGCGGGCGTGTATTACAAGGCGGGGACACTCAAGGCTCGGTTGTGTGTGGAGGGGAACAGGCGGTTGCGGGCCTATTGTCGGCAGCAGGCCATTCCGCTCAACGAGCATGGCAAGGTGATTGTGGCGCGGACGGAAGCGGAGTTGCCGGCCCTGCGTGAATTGTATGCACGATCCCAGGCCAATGGAGTTCGTGCGAGCCTGCTCGATCAACAGGCGCTCAAAGAGGTGGAACCTTGCGCGAAGACCGTACAGCAGGCCCTGTATGTGCACGATACCGCGGTGGTCAACCCTCGGCTGGTCATGGCCGCCATGGTGGCGGATGCCGAGCGCGAGGGCGTAGAGTTTCGTTTCGGCTGCGCCTGGCAAGGGCGGGACGGCGATGGGGTGGCGCGCACCGATCGAGGCCGTGTGACCTACGGACATTTCGTGAACTGCGGCGGACTCTTTGCCGACCGAATTGCGCATGCCCACGAAGTCGGTCTGCACTTCAAAATCTTACCGTTTCGCGGACAGTTCTATCAGCTGCGTCCCGGGTCCGCAATGCAGGTCCGTGGCAACATCTATCCGGTCCCGGACCTGCGGAACCCTTTCCTGGGCGTGCACTTTACGCGACGGCCTGAAGGCGATGTGACGATCGGACCTTCGGCCCTCCCGCTGCTGGGTCGTGAGCAGTATCGAGGCCTGGTCGGGGCCACGCTCGGCGGTACTGTCACGATGCTGGCCTATTTGATGCGACTCTTCGGTCGCAACCGGGACCATTTTCGCTCGATTGCCTGGACCGAGATGATTAAGCTGACGCGCACGGGGTTTTTTCGTGAGGCGGAAGATCTCGGACGGGGATTTGAGAAAGCCGATTTGCTGCCGGGGCAAGCGCCCGGCATTCGGGCGCAGTTGGTCGATACGAGAACGGCGGAACTGGTTAGCGATTTTGTGATTGAGCCGGGGGCGCGCTCCACGCATGTGTTGAATGCCGTCTCGCCCGCATTTACCTCGTCGCTGCCGTTTGCCGAGCACGTCGTCGACACGATGAGGCTCGCCTAG
- the gmd gene encoding GDP-mannose 4,6-dehydratase: protein MNALITGITGQDGSYLAEFLLAKGYDVYGIIRRSSSFNTARIDGIYQDPHTSGAKLHLVYGDLNDASSLNKIIRTVQPDEIYNLGAQSHVRVSFDIPEYTAEITGLGTVRLLEAIRESGLRPKFYQASSSEMYGKVQEVPQRETTPFYPRSPYGAAKVYAHWITVNYREAYDLFACNGILFNHESPRRGETFVTRKITKAAARIKLGLQQELFLGNLDAKRDWGYAGDYVEAMWLMLQQDEPDDYVVATGETHTVREFLDVAFGQLGLDWQRYVKIDPRYYRPTEVDLLIGDPAKAQQKLGWKPTVDFHRLAIMMVEADVEAERLKLQGTASKGA, encoded by the coding sequence ATGAATGCATTGATCACCGGTATCACGGGCCAGGATGGTTCGTATTTGGCCGAATTTCTTCTGGCCAAGGGATACGATGTGTATGGGATCATTCGCCGGTCCAGTTCCTTCAACACGGCGCGGATCGACGGCATTTATCAGGATCCGCATACCTCGGGCGCCAAGCTGCATCTGGTCTATGGAGATCTCAACGATGCGAGCTCATTGAATAAAATCATCCGCACGGTGCAACCCGACGAAATCTACAATCTCGGGGCGCAGAGTCATGTCAGGGTCAGCTTCGATATTCCCGAATACACCGCGGAAATCACGGGCCTGGGAACGGTTCGATTGTTGGAAGCGATTCGTGAGTCGGGGCTGCGTCCCAAGTTTTATCAGGCCTCATCGAGTGAAATGTACGGCAAGGTGCAGGAAGTGCCGCAGCGGGAAACCACGCCCTTTTACCCCCGTAGTCCCTACGGCGCGGCGAAGGTCTATGCCCACTGGATCACGGTCAATTATCGTGAGGCTTATGACCTGTTCGCCTGTAACGGCATCCTTTTCAATCATGAATCGCCGCGCCGTGGCGAAACATTCGTGACGCGGAAAATCACGAAGGCGGCAGCGCGGATCAAACTGGGACTGCAGCAGGAATTGTTTCTCGGCAACTTGGACGCGAAACGGGATTGGGGATATGCCGGAGATTATGTCGAGGCGATGTGGCTCATGCTGCAGCAGGATGAGCCGGACGACTATGTCGTGGCGACCGGTGAAACCCACACCGTCCGCGAGTTTCTCGATGTGGCGTTCGGCCAACTGGGGTTGGACTGGCAGCGGTATGTGAAGATCGATCCGCGGTATTACCGCCCCACCGAAGTCGATCTCCTCATCGGCGATCCGGCGAAAGCGCAGCAGAAGCTCGGGTGGAAACCGACGGTCGATTTTCACCGACTGGCGATCATGATGGTGGAGGCGGATGTGGAAGCCGAACGGCTGAAGTTGCAGGGCACCGCGTCGAAGGGGGCCTAG
- the asnB gene encoding asparagine synthase (glutamine-hydrolyzing) — protein sequence MCGVVGALVLSPGSFRISEPYLMRMRDSLAHRGPDGAGLWIDSHGRIGLGHRRLSIIDLSEAARQPMANEDETLWVAFNGEIYNHTEIRRELEALGGHRWRTDHSDTEVILHAFETWGIDCIAKFRGMFAIALWDVRRQELWLIRDRIGVKPLYYSLHHGRLVFASEIKALLQDPEQPRALHEESLFHYLSFLTTPAPQTLFDGIKKLPGGTWLRVRADGTMEERRYWDVWDHTSPLLGETDGAIAARVLEKLRESVALRKVSDVPVGVFLSGGVDSSTNAALFSQGDTQRVRTFTIGYDGDYPSYRNELSHARFMAEQVGADHHERLLSLDDLIEFLPRMVALQDEPIADPVCVPVFYVSQLARRHGVIVCQVGEGADELFWGYPSWKTSKMLEEWNHWPVPSLLKRLGLHGLQWCGYGESIHYERLRRGILHQPVFWGGAEAFPEALKQRLLSPRLQRQFRHLTSWEAIRPIHKRFQAKAWEQGPLQWMSYLDLNFRLPELLLMRVDKMSMGASLEARVPFLDHEFVQLAMSVPEAVKTRGGVVKTLLKQAVRGVIPDAIIDRPKQGFGVPVQEWMQGRLGTLMQDTLADFCDRTDILDKAAVLDLVCRQRDPRSWYLFNLALWWKAYLA from the coding sequence ATGTGTGGTGTAGTCGGAGCGCTGGTCCTCTCTCCCGGTTCATTCCGTATTTCAGAACCCTATTTGATGCGGATGAGGGACAGTCTGGCCCATCGGGGTCCCGACGGGGCCGGACTGTGGATCGACTCGCACGGACGGATCGGTCTGGGGCATCGCCGGCTCTCGATCATCGACTTGAGCGAGGCGGCCCGTCAGCCGATGGCCAATGAAGATGAAACCCTCTGGGTGGCGTTCAATGGGGAGATTTACAACCATACGGAGATCCGGCGTGAGTTGGAGGCGCTGGGCGGTCATCGCTGGCGGACGGACCATTCAGATACCGAAGTCATTCTGCATGCGTTCGAGACGTGGGGCATCGACTGCATAGCCAAATTCCGCGGCATGTTTGCGATCGCGCTCTGGGATGTGCGGCGGCAGGAATTGTGGTTGATTCGCGACCGTATCGGTGTGAAGCCACTGTATTACAGCCTGCACCACGGCCGGCTGGTCTTCGCCTCAGAGATCAAGGCCTTGCTGCAGGACCCGGAGCAGCCGCGGGCGCTGCACGAGGAATCGCTCTTCCACTATCTGTCGTTCCTTACGACGCCGGCTCCGCAAACCCTGTTTGACGGCATCAAGAAACTCCCCGGCGGGACCTGGCTTCGCGTGCGCGCCGATGGGACGATGGAAGAACGTCGGTATTGGGATGTGTGGGATCACACGTCCCCCCTGCTCGGGGAGACGGATGGGGCCATCGCCGCTCGGGTCCTGGAGAAATTGCGGGAGTCGGTTGCGCTTCGCAAGGTGAGCGATGTGCCGGTCGGTGTGTTTCTGTCCGGAGGTGTCGATTCCAGCACCAACGCGGCCCTGTTCTCGCAGGGAGACACTCAACGCGTCAGAACATTTACGATCGGCTATGACGGTGATTATCCGAGCTATCGCAATGAACTGAGTCACGCCCGGTTCATGGCGGAGCAGGTCGGTGCGGACCATCACGAACGATTGCTGTCCCTCGATGATCTCATCGAGTTCTTACCACGCATGGTCGCACTGCAGGATGAACCGATTGCGGATCCCGTCTGTGTCCCGGTCTTTTATGTGTCTCAGCTGGCACGCCGACACGGCGTGATTGTCTGCCAGGTCGGTGAGGGAGCCGATGAGCTGTTCTGGGGCTATCCCTCCTGGAAAACATCCAAGATGCTTGAGGAATGGAACCATTGGCCGGTGCCGTCCTTGCTGAAACGTCTTGGCCTTCACGGATTGCAATGGTGCGGGTACGGGGAGAGCATTCACTACGAACGGCTGAGACGCGGGATCCTCCATCAACCCGTGTTCTGGGGCGGCGCGGAAGCCTTTCCGGAAGCCCTGAAACAACGCCTGCTCTCGCCGCGTTTGCAGCGACAATTTCGACACCTGACGTCCTGGGAAGCTATCCGGCCGATCCATAAACGGTTCCAGGCCAAGGCCTGGGAGCAGGGCCCGTTGCAATGGATGAGCTATCTCGACCTCAATTTCAGGCTGCCCGAGTTATTGCTGATGCGCGTCGACAAGATGAGTATGGGGGCGAGTCTGGAAGCGCGGGTGCCGTTTCTCGATCATGAGTTCGTGCAATTGGCCATGAGTGTTCCCGAGGCGGTCAAGACCAGAGGGGGCGTGGTCAAGACGCTGCTCAAACAGGCGGTACGCGGGGTGATTCCGGACGCGATCATCGATCGGCCGAAGCAGGGATTTGGTGTGCCGGTGCAGGAATGGATGCAGGGCCGCCTGGGTACGTTGATGCAGGACACACTTGCCGATTTTTGCGACCGGACCGATATCCTAGACAAAGCTGCGGTGCTGGATCTGGTGTGCCGGCAGCGCGACCCTCGCAGCTGGTACCTCTTTAACCTGGCGCTGTGGTGGAAGGCGTATCTTGCCTAG